A region of the Polaribacter sp. L3A8 genome:
GCTTTGCTATAGAATGAAGCATTGCAATTCTTTTATTATCTTGTAATAAATGGAATAAGCCAAGAGTAATATTATTTACTTTACCAGAAAACAAAGCATTTAAAACGTTTGTTTTATCAGTAGTTGAAACAATAGGACTTCTTAACATTACCTCAAATTCATCATTTTCAGAAATTGTATTACTTATAAATAACATATCGTCATTTACTACCGTTTCTTCTTTAGAATCTTTAGCTAGATTTAAGATGGCTTTTGCATAACGTATTGCTGCTCTTGCGTCTTTCATTCTTTGCTTAGTTTAAAGTAATATCTTTTAAGATATTTTCAACCAATTCTAGTTGATCATTCTTATTAGATAATTCTTTTTTAATTACTGATTCTGCTATACCAATAGATAATTCTGCAACACTCTTTTTAATCTCTGCTAATGCTGCTTGCTTTTCTTGTTGTATTGAGGCTTGTGCATTTTCTATTAACTTACTAGTTACTTCTTTTGCATCTTCTTTTGCTTCAGAAATCATTTTTTCTTGAATTTCTCTAGCACTCTTCATAATTGCATCTCTTTCTGCTCTTGCTTCTTTTAAAAGCTTTGCATTGTCTGCATGTAAGTTTTGCATTTCTTTACGTGCATTTTCTGCAGCTTTTAATGCATCTTCGATACCAGTTTCTCTTTCATCTAATGACTTTAAGATTGGTTTCCATGCAAATTTTTTCATCAAAAATAATAAAATTATTAAGATGACAATTTGCATTACAAATAACCCCGGTGAAAAATCGTTTAATAAAGTTTCCATTCTGTAAACTAATTATTTTGTTTTTTGTTTAATTTAAAAACACTTTCTGTAACCAACCGTTACAGAAAAGTGTTTTTGTTTCTTTTTTAGGAAATTATGCTTTCCCTAAGATTAATGCACCAAATGCTAATCCTTCTAATAAGGCACCAATGATGATCATTGCAGTTTGAATTTTACCAGCTGCTTCAGGTTGACGAGCAATTCCTTCCATTGCTTTACCACCGATTTGACCTAATCCAATTCCTCCTCCGATTACGATTAATCCTGCTCCAATTAAATTGTACATACTAATTGATTTTTAAATATATTAATTAAACAAATTCTAATTCTCTTTTGTACTTAACTTTCGTTAAGGTTTCTAATGATCGTCGTGTTCTTGAACGGCCATTCCAATAAATAACGATGATAACATCGTAAAAATAAATGCTTGTAAAAATGCCACTAAGATTTCTATAACCATTATAAATAATGCCAACGCTAAAGACATACCTGTAGACGCTACAGGACCAAATGCTTCTTTCATTGTTACCATTAAGGCAATTAAACTCATTACCACAAAGTGACCTGCTGTAATGTTTGCAAATAAACGCACTAATAATGAAAATGGTTTAATTAAAATAAAACCAGCTAATTCTATTACTGCTAATATAGGTCTTAAAATGTAAGGTACACCTGGCATCCATAATGTGTGTGCCCAAAAGTCTTTACTTCCGTTTGTTAAATATATTACCATTGTAAATACAGCTAAACAAACTGTTACTGCTATTTGCCCTGTTACGTTAAAACCTAATGGTGTTAAACCTAATAAGTTTAAAATCCATAT
Encoded here:
- the atpE gene encoding ATP synthase F0 subunit C, which codes for MYNLIGAGLIVIGGGIGLGQIGGKAMEGIARQPEAAGKIQTAMIIIGALLEGLAFGALILGKA
- a CDS encoding F0F1 ATP synthase subunit B, with translation METLLNDFSPGLFVMQIVILIILLFLMKKFAWKPILKSLDERETGIEDALKAAENARKEMQNLHADNAKLLKEARAERDAIMKSAREIQEKMISEAKEDAKEVTSKLIENAQASIQQEKQAALAEIKKSVAELSIGIAESVIKKELSNKNDQLELVENILKDITLN
- the atpH gene encoding ATP synthase F1 subunit delta is translated as MKDARAAIRYAKAILNLAKDSKEETVVNDDMLFISNTISENDEFEVMLRSPIVSTTDKTNVLNALFSGKVNNITLGLFHLLQDNKRIAMLHSIAKQYAIIYDFDKNMQVAKVTTAVPLTKEIEAKILAKIVALTGDNANLENEINPAILGGFILRVGDMQYDASISNYLNELKKEFDNSHYIPKI